A region of Liolophura sinensis isolate JHLJ2023 chromosome 8, CUHK_Ljap_v2, whole genome shotgun sequence DNA encodes the following proteins:
- the LOC135472849 gene encoding proton channel OtopLc-like — MRSSGYYVVNDSKPVRQKSELADSGPAGPVLLTKMATTQGVDIAATEVYHDDKTPYRSAVTRLFSCIYALIIVVLGIVLATANVLTGRERTHYYYLEAFQIYLYFLSLVFLLYVQGCLLWGIKSSRYEYNIRYSFRRSKSGSPDRDTEEKLTDIEKIRECSPFPDDSLRGRLTLPAEGTVAHVGEGINFYLRLGAIAFSIATVILDGFHISSYFENGTSDKCRSHIFLVVYSLHIVFVFVQTFFIFKNHRLLINKHKAMVRFGLMHLVATNICVWIISTVSEASDSYKRQEYHARVNRSDLSATTQQTVITTPVYRSCYAAITLARIASPYLFPCIIQYSLIAAGILFHMYQNVGVTIKQRWPSHASFTSSVPAGTTNVDCDKANKGLFLGLLIGVVTVIAIATFFVFNARLTDTGTAIQIFYITEISLLGITLIGVSIGYGRLARLKFTETRDISLPGFLLIIALFGTYVYYAFVALAIAFNFRSYGLIGILALACTAVALVEITIQAAFIFDGLRRCSGCEAHIANKPGRAIVTFLLVCNLALSAVYVFEVTKTTVAPIHKTFYGILAWNVITHICHPLIIFFRFHSSVCFSDIWFLPYQREKAP, encoded by the exons ATGCGGTCGTCGGGATACTATGTGGTGAATGACTCCAAGCCGGTTAGGCAGAAGAGTGAGCTGGCGGACAGCGGCCCCGCGGGTCCAGTCCTGTTGACCAAGATGGCCACCACACAGGGCGTGGATATAGCGGCGACTGAGGTGTACCATGATGACAAGACACCGTACAG ATCGGCGGTAACCAGGCTGTTCAGCTGTATCTATGCCCTGATTATTGTCGTGTTGGGGATAGTTCTTGCCACGGCCAATGTCTTAACGGGAAGGGAGAGAACCCACTACTACTACCTGGAG GCGTTCCAGATCTACTTGTACTTCCTGTCCCTGGTCTTCCTGTTGTACGTACAGGGCTGTCTGCTCTGGGGAATCAAGAGTTCTCGGTATGAGTACAACATACGCTACTCATTCAGGCGGAGTAAATCCGGCAGCCCTGACAGAGATACCGAGGAGAAGCTGACAGACATCGAGAAGATTCGAGAGTGCAGCCCCTTCCCTGACGACTCGCTCAGGGGGCGCCTCACGCTTCCGGCGGAAGGAACTGTGGCGCATGTCGGAGAAGGAATCAACTTTTACCTCCGTCTGGGCGCCATAG CGTTCAGCATCGCCACAGTTATTCTGGACGGCTTTCATATCTCCTCTTACTTTGAGAACGGGACCTCAGACAAATGCCGCAGTCACATCTTCCTGGTTGTGTATTCACTACACATAGTGTTCGTCTTCGTCCAGACTTTCTTCATCTTCAAGAATCATAGG CTCTTAATCAATAAGCATAAAGCTATGGTGAGGTTTGGGCTAATGCATCTGGTCGCCACAAACATCTGTGTGTGGATTATAAGCACGGTATCTGAGGCCTCGGACTCGTACAAGAGACAGGAATACCATGCTCGGGTAAACCGATCGGATTTGTCCGCGACTACCCAGCAGACAG TTATCACCACGCCTGTCTACAGAAGCTGCTACGCCGCGATCACGCTGGCCAGGATTGCCTCCCCTTACCTGTTCCCCTGTATCATACAGTACAGCCTGATAGCTGCCGGTATCCTGTTCCATATGTACCAGAACGTCGGCGTGACCATCAAACAGCGCTGGCCCAGTCACGCCTCCTTCACCAGCTCGGTACCCGCGGGTACCACCAACGTCGACTGTGACAAGGCCAACAAGGGGCTCTTCCTTGGTCTTCTCATTGGAGTTGTCACCGTCATCGCTATAGCCACTTTCTTCGTCTTCAACGCCCGTCTCACGGACACCGGTACCGCCATCCAGATATTTTACATCACCGAAATCTCCTTGCTGGGAATCACCCTGATTGGTGTCAGCATTGGTTACGGACGTCTCGCTAGGCTGAAGTTCACGGAAACCAGGGACATATCCTTACCGGGATTCCTTTTGATCATCGCTCTGTTCGGCACGTACGTGTATTACGCCTTCGTCGCTCTGGCCATCGCCTTTAACTTCCGGAGTTATGGTCTGATTGGAATTTTGGCCCTGGCATGCACGGCTGTCGCTTTGGTGGAGATTACTATCCAGGCTGCTTTTATCTTTGACGGCTTACGGCGATGTTCTGGATGCGAAGCCCACATCGCCAACAAGCCAGGGAGAGCAATAGTTACCTTCCTTCTCGTCTGTAACCTTGCTTTGTCCGCTGTCTACGTATTTGAGGTGACGAAAACAACGGTGGCACCGATACACAAAACTTTTTACGGAATCCTCGCCTGGAATGTAATCACACATATTTGTCATCCACTTATCATTTTCTTCCGCTTCCACTCTAGCGTTTGCTTCTCGGACATTTGGTTTCTTCCGTACCAGAGAGAGAAGGCCCCTTAA